From the Hydrogenimonas thermophila genome, the window ACGGCCTTAAAATTGTCGTTATCCCTCTTAAAAATGAGAGTGAGGTTATTACAACCGATGTCTTCTACAAGGTAGGAAGTCGAAATGAAGTAATGGGAAAAAGCGGTATTGCCCATATGCTAGAACATATGAACTTCAAATCTACAAAAAATATGGAAGCTGGTGAATTTGACAAGATTGTCAAACGTTTTGGAGGTATAGATAATGCTTCTACAGGGTTTGACTATACCCACTACTTTATTAAAAGTTCGAACAAAAATCTAGATAAATCACTATCACTTTTTGCCGATATGATGGCAAATTTGAGTTTAAAAGATGAAGAGTTTCAACCTGAAAGAAAAGTTGTCGCTGAAGAGAGACGCTGGAGAACCGACAATAATCCGGTAGGTTACCTATATTTCCGCCTTTTTAACAATGCTTATATTTATCATCCATACCATTGGACACCAATCGGTTTTATGAATGATATTTTAAACTGGAGCATAGAAGATATCCGCAATTTCCATAAAACATACTATCAACCAAAAAATGCCATTATTGTTGTAGCAGGCGATATAGAGCCGGAAACTGTTTTTGAAGCAGCTAAGAAACATTTTGAAAAGATTGAAAACTGCTGTGACATTCCTGAAGTTCATGCAAAAGAACCAGAACCAGATGGTCCAAAACGAGTTGTTATTTACAAAGAGAGTGAAGTTGAGATAGTTGCTATCACCTTCCCTATTCCAAATTTCCAGCATGAAGACCAACCGGCACTTTCAGCACTTAGTGAACTTTTAAGTCAGGGAAAAAGTAGCCGTCTGGTTGAAGAACTTGTTGATAAAAAGAAGATGGTAAATCAACTATATGCCTATAATATGGAGTTAAAAGATCCTGGAGTATTTCTATTTCTTGCAGTTTGTAACCCTGGTGTTAAAGCTGAAGATGTAGAAAAAGAGATATGGAACCAAATAGATAAAATAAAAACTAAAGGTGTAAGCGAAGATGAGTTGAAAAAGGTAAAGGTAAATACCAAAGCAGCTTTCATTTTCAGTATGGAAAACTCCAGTAATGTTGCAGACCTTTTTGGAGGCTATTTTGCACGAGGAGATATAAAGCCATTATTAACATATGAAGAGAATATTGAAAAATTAAAGCCAGAAATGATAAAAACAGTAGCAAAACGCTACCTCGACAAGGAGAAATCTGTGACAGTCATTTTACGAAAAGGTGAAACAAAATGAGTAAAACGATTATTGGTGCAATGACAGCACTTATAACCCCTTTTAAAAATGGAAAAGTAGATCACGAACAGTTTGCAAAACTC encodes:
- a CDS encoding M16 family metallopeptidase yields the protein MASNLPKYYTKTLKNGLKIVVIPLKNESEVITTDVFYKVGSRNEVMGKSGIAHMLEHMNFKSTKNMEAGEFDKIVKRFGGIDNASTGFDYTHYFIKSSNKNLDKSLSLFADMMANLSLKDEEFQPERKVVAEERRWRTDNNPVGYLYFRLFNNAYIYHPYHWTPIGFMNDILNWSIEDIRNFHKTYYQPKNAIIVVAGDIEPETVFEAAKKHFEKIENCCDIPEVHAKEPEPDGPKRVVIYKESEVEIVAITFPIPNFQHEDQPALSALSELLSQGKSSRLVEELVDKKKMVNQLYAYNMELKDPGVFLFLAVCNPGVKAEDVEKEIWNQIDKIKTKGVSEDELKKVKVNTKAAFIFSMENSSNVADLFGGYFARGDIKPLLTYEENIEKLKPEMIKTVAKRYLDKEKSVTVILRKGETK